From the Acidicapsa ligni genome, one window contains:
- a CDS encoding ABC transporter permease, whose translation MNVLQNLITGLKSLIQKPRIDSELDEELDSYMAASAAHKQHSGMSPEAATRAAKIEMGSRNSVKHQVWSSRWESFADNFLQDVRLGVRGLIKSPGFTSVALLSLTLGIGANTAIFTLMNAIMLRPLPVQNPQQLVLFGDGRAEGSTNDLPDGTWRLFSYPFFREFSSKTDAFSGVAAINSMPFGLYASVAGNALEPVNIDLVSGSYFSVLGVPPFLGRTISTADDQAPGGGPVVVANYAWFQRKFNGDPAAVGKLIRIQSHDYTLIGVAQPGFFGTNVGRSPDLWIPLSMEKEISPGWNGIGDKFFQSLDILARLKPGVSTPQASASTNLLFKQILRSDYVGANPSQKELASIQHANIELTSAANGLSGLRLTFSLPLKILMTIVGLVLLIACANIANMLLARGVTRAREVAVRMALGASRRRIVLQLLTESSLIAFTGAALGITLAWKASPILLHMAMPGPAPVPVNLTPDLPVLAFTLALTVLTALLFGTLPALKATRLALTPALKEGRGGGTASTRSILAQSLIVGQIALSVLLLASAGLFLRSLTNLTSIDTGFNKQNALLFSLDASAANLPHGSPEEIRSVQLQEQIESRVLAIPGVQSDSFSLFTFNNGSWTENATFQGIPNTPENRHDVFLNNVGNGYFATMGLTIQAGREFSSHDTQTSPKVAVINQTMAHLFFPDGSAVGHHFVLGDDPADPEEIEVIGIVKDAKYTSLGRSGQMAAYFPCTQRVGFYGNFTVRYAGDPGPIITAVRQIVAQANPNILVSGVSTLKEQVANSIATQSLIAQLSAFFGSLAVFLACLGIYGLMSYSVVRRTNEIGIRRALGAQTRTLLWMILRESVILLAFGLALGMPIALASAGILTKLLYQLSPTDPWTFATCAVIVAAMTLLAAWLPARRATKVDPIVALRCD comes from the coding sequence ATGAACGTCCTGCAAAACCTGATCACCGGCTTGAAATCCCTCATCCAGAAGCCGCGCATAGACAGCGAACTCGACGAAGAACTGGACAGCTACATGGCCGCATCGGCTGCCCACAAACAGCACAGCGGAATGAGCCCCGAAGCCGCCACCCGCGCCGCAAAAATCGAGATGGGCAGTCGCAACTCCGTCAAGCATCAGGTGTGGTCCTCGCGCTGGGAATCCTTTGCCGACAACTTCCTTCAAGACGTCCGCCTTGGCGTACGTGGGCTCATTAAGAGCCCCGGTTTCACCAGTGTTGCGTTGCTCTCACTCACACTCGGCATCGGCGCCAACACCGCTATCTTCACCCTGATGAACGCCATCATGCTGCGCCCGCTGCCAGTCCAGAATCCGCAGCAACTCGTTCTCTTCGGGGATGGCAGAGCAGAAGGCAGCACCAATGACTTGCCCGATGGCACCTGGCGACTCTTTTCCTATCCATTCTTCCGCGAATTCAGCAGTAAAACCGATGCTTTCAGCGGTGTCGCCGCAATCAACAGCATGCCATTCGGGCTGTACGCCTCTGTAGCTGGCAACGCGCTCGAACCCGTCAACATTGATCTCGTGTCGGGAAGTTACTTCTCTGTTCTCGGCGTGCCGCCTTTTCTTGGCCGCACCATCTCCACTGCTGACGATCAAGCTCCCGGCGGTGGTCCTGTAGTCGTCGCCAACTACGCATGGTTTCAGCGCAAATTCAACGGCGACCCCGCCGCAGTGGGCAAGCTCATCCGTATCCAATCCCACGACTACACACTCATCGGAGTCGCCCAGCCCGGCTTCTTCGGAACGAACGTTGGAAGATCTCCCGATCTCTGGATTCCCCTATCGATGGAGAAAGAAATCTCGCCCGGCTGGAACGGCATTGGCGATAAGTTTTTTCAATCCCTCGACATCCTCGCCCGCCTCAAGCCCGGAGTCTCCACTCCGCAGGCAAGCGCCAGCACGAACCTGCTCTTCAAGCAGATCCTGCGCAGCGATTACGTCGGCGCCAATCCATCGCAGAAAGAGCTCGCAAGCATTCAACATGCAAACATCGAACTCACTTCCGCAGCAAACGGCCTGTCCGGCCTGCGCCTGACGTTCTCGTTGCCTTTGAAAATCCTGATGACCATCGTCGGATTGGTCCTGCTCATCGCCTGCGCCAACATCGCCAACATGCTGCTTGCACGCGGCGTTACACGCGCTCGCGAAGTTGCCGTTCGCATGGCTCTCGGAGCCTCACGCCGCCGCATCGTTCTCCAGTTGCTTACCGAGAGTTCGTTGATCGCCTTCACGGGCGCGGCTCTCGGAATAACCCTCGCATGGAAGGCCAGCCCAATCCTGCTGCACATGGCCATGCCCGGCCCGGCTCCAGTTCCAGTCAATCTCACTCCCGATTTACCTGTCCTGGCATTCACCCTTGCTCTGACCGTCCTAACCGCGCTTCTCTTCGGCACCCTCCCCGCACTCAAAGCCACTCGCCTGGCACTCACGCCTGCGCTCAAAGAGGGCCGCGGCGGGGGTACAGCCTCCACGCGCAGCATCCTTGCGCAAAGCCTCATCGTCGGCCAGATCGCGCTCTCCGTGCTTCTGTTGGCCTCAGCCGGACTCTTCCTGCGTAGCCTGACCAATCTCACCAGCATCGACACCGGCTTCAACAAGCAGAACGCTCTCCTCTTTTCGCTCGATGCCAGCGCTGCCAATCTCCCCCACGGTTCTCCTGAAGAGATTCGCTCCGTCCAGCTCCAGGAACAGATCGAGTCCCGCGTTCTGGCAATCCCCGGAGTCCAATCCGACAGCTTCTCGCTGTTCACCTTCAACAACGGTAGCTGGACGGAAAACGCCACCTTCCAGGGCATACCCAACACGCCCGAAAACCGCCACGATGTATTCCTGAACAACGTCGGCAATGGATACTTCGCCACCATGGGCTTGACCATCCAGGCAGGCCGCGAATTTTCCTCGCACGACACACAGACCTCGCCTAAGGTCGCTGTCATCAACCAGACCATGGCCCATCTCTTCTTCCCCGATGGCTCAGCAGTCGGTCATCACTTCGTCCTCGGCGACGATCCCGCTGACCCCGAAGAAATCGAGGTGATCGGCATAGTCAAAGACGCCAAATACACCTCCCTCGGTCGATCCGGACAGATGGCTGCCTACTTTCCCTGCACCCAGCGAGTCGGCTTCTATGGCAATTTCACTGTGCGCTACGCTGGCGACCCTGGCCCCATCATTACCGCCGTGCGTCAGATCGTAGCCCAGGCCAATCCCAACATTCTCGTCAGTGGAGTCTCCACCCTCAAAGAGCAGGTCGCCAACTCCATCGCGACCCAATCGCTCATCGCCCAGCTCTCCGCTTTCTTCGGAAGCCTCGCAGTATTTCTCGCCTGCCTCGGGATCTACGGCCTCATGAGCTACTCCGTGGTTCGCCGCACCAACGAAATCGGCATCCGCCGCGCACTCGGCGCACAGACTCGCACCCTGCTTTGGATGATCCTTCGCGAATCTGTAATCCTCCTGGCCTTTGGCCTCGCGCTCGGCATGCCTATAGCCCTGGCTTCCGCGGGAATCCTAACCAAACTCCTCTACCAGCTAAGCCCTACCGACCCTTGGACATTCGCCACCTGCGCCGTAATTGTAGCCGCCATGACATTGCTTGCAGCGTGGCTTCCTGCCCGCCGCGCCACTAAGGTGGACCCAATAGTCGCCCTCCGCTGCGATTGA
- a CDS encoding TIGR03118 family protein: MKDLSYLAAATLLALATVPAAFAQHYTQVNLVANTSGIAPITDPNLVNPWGLSRTSSSDWWVSDNGTGLSTLYNGVGTINSLVVTIPKAAPNSKTFPTGTPTGTISNASTTDFLLAPGKPADFLFATIDGTISAWNPTVGIPAGGVAPSKLATVVFKATDGSSYTGLTSAKIDGKTYLYAANFTKGRVDVFDNAFAKVPLSKISGHDNDRNHDRFDENEFASNSNESLFSDDRLPRDFVPFNVQAIGNNIVVTFVLHQEGNPFETDGEGLGYVDIFSSTGKLLQRLEHGRWLNAPWGIALAPLDFGAFSHDLLIGQFAGGNPAEFGGTIAVYNPVTGDFIGDIKDASGKTLSIPGLWAISPANSASTSSYDTSAAPASELYFTAGPDNGTGGLFGYLKPVAAELTQGNNQ, encoded by the coding sequence ATGAAAGACCTTTCGTACCTCGCAGCAGCAACATTGCTGGCACTGGCAACAGTACCTGCAGCTTTCGCCCAACACTATACCCAAGTGAACCTGGTGGCCAATACTTCCGGAATCGCTCCAATCACCGACCCCAATCTCGTCAACCCCTGGGGACTCTCCCGGACATCCAGCTCTGACTGGTGGGTCTCCGACAACGGAACAGGTCTCAGCACTTTATATAACGGCGTTGGAACCATCAATTCTCTAGTTGTCACCATTCCTAAAGCAGCCCCCAATAGCAAGACTTTTCCAACCGGCACACCAACCGGCACAATCTCCAATGCCAGCACCACAGACTTCCTGCTTGCCCCCGGCAAACCGGCTGATTTCCTCTTCGCCACCATTGACGGCACTATCTCTGCATGGAATCCAACCGTAGGCATTCCCGCCGGTGGAGTAGCTCCTTCCAAACTGGCTACTGTAGTTTTCAAGGCGACGGATGGCTCCAGCTATACGGGCCTCACCTCTGCAAAAATCGACGGCAAAACCTATCTTTACGCCGCTAACTTCACCAAGGGACGCGTTGACGTATTCGACAACGCATTTGCCAAAGTACCGCTCTCGAAAATCAGCGGACATGACAACGATCGCAATCACGATCGTTTTGACGAAAATGAATTCGCCAGCAACAGCAATGAATCGCTCTTCTCCGACGACCGCCTGCCGCGCGATTTTGTCCCTTTCAACGTCCAGGCCATCGGCAACAACATCGTCGTCACCTTTGTGCTTCATCAGGAAGGCAATCCATTTGAAACCGATGGCGAGGGTCTCGGCTACGTCGATATCTTCTCGTCCACCGGCAAGCTCCTGCAGCGGCTTGAGCATGGCCGTTGGCTCAACGCACCCTGGGGCATCGCGCTTGCGCCTCTCGACTTCGGCGCCTTCAGCCATGACCTGCTCATTGGCCAGTTCGCTGGCGGCAACCCGGCCGAGTTCGGCGGCACAATCGCTGTCTATAACCCCGTGACCGGCGACTTCATCGGCGACATCAAGGATGCCTCCGGTAAAACACTCTCCATCCCCGGCCTCTGGGCCATCAGCCCGGCCAACAGCGCCTCCACCAGCAGCTATGACACCTCCGCTGCGCCTGCGTCGGAACTCTACTTCACCGCTGGCCCGGACAACGGCACAGGTGGCCTCTTCGGCTATCTCAAACCCGTAGCCGCGGAACTCACCCAGGGCAATAACCAGTAA
- a CDS encoding ROK family protein, with product MPKIIPQHVLVYDVGGSHISAALCSEDTYALHGLTRAPLPAEFSVASFGRLIHTLGEHAAQLASKIAGPLQIPIAGACLAMPGPFDYENGISHIQHKLHSLFEVDLKSALATRFDWKPDQVRFVNDAAAFLLGEVGAGAAKGFSRAIGLTLGTGIGAAFAVDGHIVTSGAGVPPGGEMWNAPYNGATVEDFVSTRFLRSLYQTLTGLDAEVSVIADTAQGDQPCPEIDHTTKPDPNDAHCRARQAFLDFGRHLGLALNQHASTFAPDVIVLGGGIARASQLFLPATRKVLNAGIKAEIVISALMDEAPLAGAGVHWFTSDPA from the coding sequence ATGCCCAAAATCATCCCGCAACATGTTCTCGTATACGACGTCGGTGGCAGCCACATCTCAGCCGCTCTTTGTAGTGAAGATACCTACGCCCTCCACGGTCTGACCCGTGCTCCACTCCCCGCCGAGTTCTCCGTTGCGTCTTTCGGCCGCCTCATCCACACTCTCGGCGAACACGCTGCCCAACTCGCCTCAAAAATTGCCGGACCCTTGCAAATTCCCATCGCCGGAGCCTGCCTCGCCATGCCCGGTCCTTTCGATTACGAGAACGGCATCAGCCACATCCAACACAAGCTGCATTCCCTCTTCGAAGTCGATCTCAAATCCGCCCTCGCCACTCGTTTCGACTGGAAGCCCGACCAGGTCCGCTTCGTCAACGATGCTGCCGCCTTCCTTCTCGGCGAAGTGGGCGCAGGCGCAGCCAAAGGCTTCTCACGCGCCATCGGGCTCACCCTCGGCACCGGCATCGGGGCCGCCTTCGCAGTCGATGGCCACATCGTCACCTCCGGCGCAGGCGTACCGCCCGGCGGCGAAATGTGGAATGCTCCCTACAACGGAGCCACTGTCGAGGACTTCGTCTCGACTCGCTTCCTTCGCAGCCTGTACCAGACTCTCACCGGCCTCGATGCCGAGGTCTCAGTCATCGCCGACACCGCACAGGGAGATCAGCCCTGCCCCGAAATCGATCACACCACCAAGCCCGACCCCAATGATGCCCACTGCCGCGCCCGCCAGGCATTCCTCGACTTCGGACGCCATCTTGGCCTCGCGCTCAACCAACATGCCTCGACCTTCGCTCCCGATGTCATCGTTCTCGGCGGCGGAATCGCCCGGGCTTCGCAGCTTTTCCTCCCCGCCACACGCAAAGTCCTGAATGCAGGCATCAAGGCAGAGATCGTAATCTCCGCCCTTATGGATGAAGCGCCGCTCGCTGGCGCCGGCGTTCATTGGTTCACCAGCGACCCTGCCTGA
- a CDS encoding tetratricopeptide repeat protein, whose translation MSAAAIMPPQSPLVKAQVHHVQGDLLKAAESYRQILTIDSQNQPALLGLSLIARQSGQLQPALRLAQAALIIDPASAIAWTHIGHTLFALRRLSRAEAAFRHALQLNPADLSALIGLAELFTITKRPTEALSHFQKALNQRPNLAAAHYGLGNLHALAEDYSTALASFQQSLTISPEHPESHFATAFAHAKLGDQTRAVHHYRRAVTLRPSFASAWVNLGVSLIADGRPGLAELCYRQASATDPKLLSAHINAGNLQRSRKRFSEARQHYEKALDLQPDNSEILIAFCHLHIEQLQFSEARQILHRIHAIDPNNPEAANSRGILLLAESSTQPASQPHSWIKQAITAFEQAESLRHKTASSNRGNALLRLGRCTEALAAHESATARDPHHPGARYNLALTQLRLGNYAHGWPAYESRWSFREVHPAPRRFAQPRWHGEPLHDLPLESRRVLIYGEQGLGDTLQFVRYMPLIARRGARIILEVQPSLARLLKPLAESLDGQLVSHGSPFPGFAHHCPLMSLPAIFRTTLETVPADIPYIRADPTLASERAEKLSLSPTVLNAPAVLNIGLAWAGNPNYRADQERSTQLTTFLFLLRLPNIRWFSLQKNASAQIAILPEDCSLADASAMDDDLADTAALIQNLDLVISTDTAVAHLTGALGKPLWLLLPWQSDWRWMQDRLDTPWYPTARLFRQSSPNDWTELISRVADALTALVPIQH comes from the coding sequence ATGTCAGCCGCAGCCATCATGCCGCCTCAGAGCCCGCTCGTGAAAGCCCAGGTTCACCACGTCCAAGGAGATCTGCTCAAGGCCGCCGAATCCTATCGCCAGATCCTGACCATCGACTCCCAAAATCAACCCGCCCTACTCGGCCTCAGCCTGATCGCGCGGCAAAGCGGCCAGCTCCAACCCGCACTTCGCCTGGCCCAGGCGGCCCTGATCATCGACCCGGCATCGGCAATTGCCTGGACGCACATCGGCCATACTCTGTTTGCTCTTCGCAGACTATCGCGGGCAGAAGCCGCCTTCCGCCACGCACTGCAACTCAACCCAGCCGACCTCTCTGCCCTGATCGGACTGGCCGAGCTTTTCACCATCACCAAGCGTCCCACCGAAGCCTTGAGCCACTTCCAAAAAGCGCTCAATCAGCGGCCGAACCTGGCTGCCGCCCACTACGGCCTCGGCAACCTCCACGCACTCGCGGAAGACTATTCCACCGCTCTCGCCAGCTTTCAACAATCGTTGACAATTAGCCCGGAGCATCCCGAATCGCATTTCGCCACAGCCTTTGCCCACGCCAAACTTGGCGATCAAACCCGGGCCGTCCATCACTATCGCCGCGCGGTAACTCTTCGGCCATCGTTTGCCTCAGCGTGGGTCAACCTGGGAGTTTCGCTGATAGCCGACGGTAGGCCGGGGCTTGCTGAGCTTTGTTATCGTCAGGCCAGCGCGACGGACCCCAAACTGCTCTCTGCCCACATCAATGCGGGCAACCTCCAGCGCAGCCGCAAGCGCTTCTCCGAAGCCCGCCAGCATTACGAAAAAGCACTAGACCTGCAGCCGGACAATTCTGAAATCCTGATCGCCTTCTGTCATCTCCACATCGAGCAGCTACAGTTCTCCGAAGCCAGACAAATCCTGCACCGCATCCACGCCATCGATCCAAACAATCCCGAAGCCGCCAACTCCAGAGGCATCCTGCTACTCGCCGAAAGTTCCACCCAACCGGCAAGTCAACCGCATTCCTGGATAAAACAGGCCATCACCGCCTTCGAGCAAGCCGAATCGCTCCGCCACAAAACCGCCTCATCCAATCGCGGCAATGCCCTGCTGCGTCTTGGCCGCTGTACCGAGGCGCTCGCAGCCCACGAGTCCGCAACTGCCCGCGATCCCCATCACCCCGGAGCCCGCTACAATCTCGCCCTCACCCAGCTACGCCTGGGCAACTACGCCCACGGCTGGCCCGCCTACGAGAGTCGCTGGAGCTTCCGCGAAGTTCATCCCGCCCCCCGCCGCTTCGCTCAACCACGCTGGCACGGAGAACCGCTTCACGATCTACCCCTCGAATCCCGCCGCGTCCTCATCTACGGCGAGCAAGGCCTCGGCGACACACTGCAGTTCGTTCGCTATATGCCGCTTATCGCTCGACGCGGCGCACGGATCATCCTCGAAGTCCAACCGTCCCTGGCACGCCTGTTAAAGCCGCTCGCAGAGTCGCTTGACGGTCAACTCGTCTCCCACGGCAGTCCATTCCCCGGCTTCGCCCATCACTGCCCACTCATGAGTCTGCCGGCCATCTTCAGGACCACGCTCGAAACCGTTCCAGCCGACATTCCCTACATCCGTGCCGATCCCACGCTCGCCAGCGAACGCGCAGAAAAACTCAGCCTGTCCCCAACAGTTCTCAACGCCCCGGCAGTTCTCAACATTGGATTAGCCTGGGCGGGAAACCCAAATTACCGCGCCGACCAGGAACGCTCCACCCAGCTCACAACATTCCTTTTCTTACTTCGACTGCCAAACATCCGCTGGTTCTCCCTGCAAAAGAACGCTTCAGCACAGATAGCCATCCTGCCCGAAGACTGCTCGCTGGCGGACGCCTCCGCAATGGATGACGACCTGGCCGACACCGCCGCGCTCATTCAGAATCTAGACCTCGTCATCTCCACAGATACCGCGGTAGCCCATCTCACCGGAGCGCTCGGTAAACCCCTCTGGCTCCTGCTGCCGTGGCAATCCGACTGGCGTTGGATGCAGGACCGGCTCGACACTCCCTGGTACCCCACCGCGCGTCTCTTTCGCCAATCCTCACCGAACGACTGGACTGAACTCATCTCCCGCGTGGCAGACGCCCTTACCGCGCTCGTCCCCATCCAACACTGA
- a CDS encoding PadR family transcriptional regulator, which yields MIQGTLDMLILKTLALEPMHGYGVALRIEQISDGVFRVNPGSLLPALSRMERAGRVKSEWRATENNRRAKYYLLTAKGRKALTAETEQWQRQIAAISRILEA from the coding sequence ATGATCCAGGGAACACTGGACATGCTCATCTTGAAAACCCTCGCACTCGAACCCATGCACGGCTACGGCGTCGCTCTGCGCATTGAGCAGATCAGCGACGGCGTCTTCCGGGTCAATCCGGGCTCGCTCCTGCCTGCGCTCAGCCGCATGGAACGCGCCGGGCGCGTCAAGTCCGAGTGGCGCGCCACCGAGAACAACCGCCGAGCCAAGTATTACCTGCTGACTGCGAAAGGCCGCAAAGCCCTCACTGCGGAAACCGAGCAATGGCAGCGCCAGATAGCCGCTATCAGCCGCATCCTTGAAGCCTGA
- a CDS encoding carbohydrate kinase family protein, which yields MTQSLQVDLVGVGLNATDTVIPFDTYPQRGSKVEFSSVTILPGGQVATTVVACQNWGLKTRYVGKLGDDSAATLHRKEFDRLGVDTQLITVPDCSSRQSLILVDAQGERTVLWRKDERLDMPAAELKREWIVNARALHVDGYDTAAATLAATWAREAGIPVIADLDELYPGVEQLIEKVDYLIVSRDFPSRLMHEPDLETALRRMQHRFGSVLTAATLGPDGALAWDGKQFHFSPAFQVPVVDTTGAGDIFHAGFIYGLLQGWPLPRQLDYAGAAAALNCMSVGARGGIQKPEAIEKLMATGSRYPAPTYISSYQSSYAAS from the coding sequence ATGACGCAATCGCTCCAGGTCGACCTTGTCGGCGTCGGTCTTAACGCGACGGACACGGTCATTCCTTTCGATACCTATCCCCAGCGCGGCTCCAAAGTAGAGTTCAGCAGCGTGACCATCCTCCCCGGCGGACAAGTGGCGACCACCGTCGTCGCCTGCCAGAACTGGGGTCTCAAGACCCGTTACGTCGGCAAACTCGGCGATGACAGTGCAGCCACTCTGCACCGCAAAGAGTTTGACCGCCTCGGCGTCGACACACAGCTCATCACCGTGCCGGATTGCTCCAGCCGCCAGTCCCTCATCCTCGTAGACGCGCAGGGCGAACGCACCGTTCTCTGGCGCAAGGATGAGCGCCTCGACATGCCCGCCGCTGAACTCAAGCGCGAATGGATCGTCAACGCCCGCGCCCTGCATGTGGACGGCTACGACACCGCTGCAGCTACTCTCGCCGCCACCTGGGCTCGCGAAGCAGGCATTCCGGTTATCGCCGATCTGGATGAACTTTATCCCGGCGTCGAGCAGCTCATCGAAAAAGTTGACTACCTCATCGTCAGCCGCGATTTTCCGAGCCGCCTCATGCATGAGCCTGATCTTGAAACAGCACTGCGCAGGATGCAGCATCGCTTCGGTTCCGTACTCACCGCTGCAACCCTCGGCCCCGACGGCGCACTCGCCTGGGATGGAAAACAATTCCACTTCAGCCCCGCTTTTCAGGTACCCGTTGTCGATACCACCGGCGCTGGAGATATCTTCCATGCCGGTTTCATCTACGGATTACTGCAAGGCTGGCCTCTGCCTCGACAACTCGACTATGCCGGTGCTGCCGCAGCCCTGAACTGTATGTCCGTAGGTGCCCGAGGCGGCATTCAGAAGCCTGAAGCTATTGAAAAATTGATGGCTACCGGCTCCCGCTATCCCGCACCGACCTACATATCCAGCTACCAGTCGAGTTACGCAGCGAGTTAG